A genomic segment from Colletotrichum higginsianum IMI 349063 chromosome 5, whole genome shotgun sequence encodes:
- a CDS encoding NLP4 protein, producing MIPSTVLSVWAALLAVTTASPIDKNARNTLLRRKAPAKMNVCAPERDLKWQPAMDFDMDSCYNTPAVDRDGNLNPGLSVCGTASTAGGCRDGPDLGNSNVYSRARCNNGWCAYLYGYYFEKDQVTVCLGHTHDWEHVVVFVEGGAPRYVSVSAHGRYTTRPWGDVLVEGTHVKVVYHKDGPGTHAFRFAKAEDDARQENHLGKWFYGDLVGWNGFPSTAVRDKMTGKSWGKAKIDFTDERFGDNLKSAIQAQGSTPYIIDMDADVDDASPGMPAHCPNHFRRVE from the exons ATGATCCCTAGCACTGTCTTGAGCGTCTGGGCCGCGCTGCTTGCTGTGACAACCGCTTCTCCCATCGACAAAAATGCCAGGAATACCCTCCTGAGGCGTAAAGCTCCCGCCAAGATGAACGTATGTGCCCCCGAAAGAGACCTAAAGTGGCAGCCTG CCATGGATTTCGACATGGACAGCTGCTACAACacgcccgccgtcgaccgcgACGGCAACCTCAACCCGGGCCTCTCCGTCTGcgggacggcgtcgaccgccggcggctgccGCGACGGGCCGGACCTCGGGAACAGCAACGTGTActcgcgcgcgcgctgcAACAACGGCTGGTGCGCGTACTTGTACGGCTACTACTTCGAGAAGGACCAGGTGACCGTCTGCCTCGGGCACACGCACGACTGggagcacgtcgtcgtcttcgtcgagggcggcgcgccGAGGTACGTGTCCGTGTCGGCGCACGGGCGGTAcacgacgaggccgtggggggacgtcctcgtcgagggcacgCATGTCAAGGTCGTCTATCACAAGGACGGGCCGGGGACGCACGCTTTCCGGTTCGCCAAGGCGGAGGACGATGCGAGGCAGGAGAATCACCTTGGGAAGTGGTTT TACGGAGACCTCGTCGGATGGAACGGCTTCCCATCCACCGCCGTCCGGGACAAAATGACGGGCAAGTCttggggcaaggccaagatcGACTTCACGGACGAGCGGTTCGGAGACAACCTGAAGAGCGCCATCCAGGCCCAGGGCAGCACGCCGTACATTATCGACATGGACGCGGACGTGGACGACGCGTCTCCCGGCATGCCTGCCCATTGCCCGAACCACTTCCGGCGGGTAGAATGA
- a CDS encoding Cinnamyl alcohol dehydrogenase, whose product MPTTEYKFEGWLGLDKSAADGNMVWREFEPKPWEETDVDLRVTHSGICGTDLHTLRSGWYEAPYPICVGHEIVGVVVRVGSEVGGDIVVGDRVGVGAQADSCLGRFGPCKPCDAGDEPYCGKLVHTYGAAHYNGGKAMGGYATYHRCPSHFVFKLDVRLDSASVAPMLCGGVTVYSPLKRNGCGPGKTVGVVGVGGLGHCAILFAKALGADRVVGISRGGSKRVEVLRMGADDYIATSEQPGWAGAHSGSFDIVINTVGTNKMPFGEYLGLVGVDGTFIQVGLPDDGNFEVSPMLLVSRRIRLTGSSIGSRREIRAMLDLAADKDIKLWVQERPMSEANQGIVDFEAGKARYRYVLTL is encoded by the exons ATGCCGACTACGGAGTACAAATTCGAGGGCtggctcggcctcgacaagtCTGCCGCGGACGGGAACATGGTCTGGAGAGAGTTCGAGCCCAAGCCGTGGGAGGAAACGGACGTCGACCTGCGAGTCACCCACAGCGGCATCTGCGGCACCGACTTACACACGCTGCGCAGCGGCTGG TACGAGGCCCCGTATCCGATCTGCGTCGGCCACGAgatcgtcggcgtcgtcgtgcgCGTCGGGTCCGAAGTCGGGGGAGACATTGTCGTCGGAgaccgcgtcggcgtcggtgcccAGGCCGACTCCTGTCTCGGCCGCTTCGGCCCTTGCAAGCCGtgcgacgccggcgacgagccTTACTGCGGGAAGCTTGTGCATACGTACGGCGCCGCCCACTACAACGGCGGGAAAGCCATGGGCGGCTACGCGACGTACCACCGCTGTCCCTCGCACTTCGTGTTCAAGCTTGACGTGAGGCTCGACTCGGCCTCCGTTGCCCCCATGCTCTGCGGCGGCGTTACCGTCTACTCGCCGCTCAAGCGCAACGGATGCGGGCCCGGGAAGACTGTCGGGGTCGTCGGCGTGGGCGGACTGGGCCATTGCGCTATTCTGTTCGCGAAGGCCCTGGGAGCGGACAGGGTGGTTGGGATCTCCCGCGGCGGATCGAAGCGGGTGGAGGTGCTCAGGATGGGCGCGGACGACTACATCGCCACGAGCGAGCAGCCGGGCTGGGCCGGGGCGCATTCCGGCTCCTtcgacatcgtcatcaaCACCGTCGGCACGAACAAGATGCCCTTTGGCGAGTATCTCGGCCtcgtgggcgtcgacggcaccTTCATCCAGGTCGGCCTGCCGGACGACGGCAACTTCGAGGTCAGCCCGATGCTGCTCGTCTCGCGGCGCATCAGACTCACCGGGTCCAGCATCGGATCGCGCAGGGAGATCCGCGCGATGCTGGACCTGGCTGCAGACAAGGACATTAAGCTTTGGGTCCAAGAACGGCCCATGTCGGAGGCGAATCAGGGGATTGTGGATTTTGAGGCCGGGAAAGCCCGCTACCGTTATGTTCTGACGTTGtag
- a CDS encoding Flavoprotein oxygenase, with product MFYQPGACVVPRAIGWISSVSAEGEHNLAPYSQFTNVSFDPPMVMFSANQTYDGARKDTVNNIERTGSFCWQLATYALRDAVNVSAEAVGPDEDEFVRAGLEKTWSRSLKTPVPMVAASPVRFECEYMQTVRLPGNPPMGAVDVVFARVVGVHVDESVLTEGRIDVSKTNPIARLGYFEYGVIRESFEMIVPGDKRMLIGLEGNAGKNSNEGLKGARSKAD from the exons ATGTTTTATCAACCCGGA GCATGCGTCGTGCCCCGCGCCATCGGATGGatctcgtccgtctccgCAGAGGGCGAGCACAACCTGGCCCCCTACAGCCAGTTCACCAACGTCAGCTTCGACCCGCCGATGGTCATGTTCAGCGCGAACCAGACCTACGACGGCGCCCGCAAGGACACCGTCAACAACATCGAGCGCACGGGGAGCTTCTGCTGGCAGCTCGCGACGTACGCCCTCCGGGACGCCGTCAACGTCTCGGCGGAGGCCGTCGgcccggacgaggacgagttcgtccgcgccggcctGGAAAAGACGTGGTCCCGGAGCCTGAAGACGCCCGTCCCGATggtcgccgcctcgcccgtgcGCTTCGAGTGCGAGTACATGCAGACGGTGCGGCTGCCGGGCAACCCGCCCatgggcgccgtcgacgtcgtcttcgccagGGTCGTCGGGGTCCACGTCGACGAGAGCGTCCTGACGGAGGGGAGGATCGACGTCTCCAAGACGAACCCGATTGCTCGGCTCGGGTATTTCGAGTACGGCGTCATCCGCGAGTCGTTCGAGATGATTGTTCCGGGAGACAAGCGCATGCTGATAGGG CTGGAGGGAAACGCCGGCAAGAATAGCAACGAGGGTCTCAAGGGGGCTCGGTCAAAGGCGGACTGA
- a CDS encoding Phytanoyl-CoA hydroxylase — MPHAESLHETSPPTINGVHLHVNDDLLSPDEVELLVQSRPTDDLDVLREQYRQNGYLLVKGLIPREDVLSARESYFQSLAPSGVMKPGTSPRDGIFDDAKSPADYPGIGAGSIKNAAPGETDQSAVFTSAALRAHTEAWYAGSDDGTTRGFCNHPALAAFVARLTGWGADNTLAVKRTLLRNNTPGNRAIGVHYDQSFMRYGEPTSVTASVPMGDVRLEGGGLIYLRDGERLGERIEDEFAAKARAAGMSDEETRNAFNANMMATGFLSEGPADFGRTYGKRWMIHASTKNYDPEGRIRLGTDLRFVDKRRPWDTRWDKHYSFNDGV; from the exons ATGCCTCACGCCGAGTCTCTACACGAAACGTCCCCTCCCACGATCAACGGCGTCCACCTCCACGTCAACGATGATCTACTCTCCcccgacgaggtcgagcttCTAGTCCAGTCTCGCCCAacggacgacctcgacgtcctccgCGAGCAGTACCGCCAGAACGGCTACCTTCTCGTCAAGGGGCTCATCCCGCGCGAAGACGTCCTCTCGGCCCGCGAGTCCTACTTCCAGTCCCTCGCCCCGAGCGGCGTGATGAAGCCGGGAACGTCCCCCCGGGACGGCATCTTCGACGACGCGAAATCCCCCGCGGACTACCCCGggatcggcgccggcagcaTCAAGAACGCAGCCCCCGGCGAGACGGACCAAtccgccgtcttcacctcGGCGGCCCTGCGAGCGCACACGGAGGCCTGGTACGCCGGGtcggacgacggcaccaCCCGGGGCTTCTGCAACCACCCGGCGCTCGCGGCCTTCGTCGCCCGCCTCACCGGCTGGGGCGCGGACAACACGCTCGCCGTCAAGCGCACGCTGCTCCGCAACAACACGCCGGGCAACCGGGCCATCGGCGTGCACTACGACCAGTCCTTCATGCGGTACGGCGAGCCGACGtccgtgacggcgtcggtgcCCATGGGCGACGTGcggctcgagggcggcgggctgATCTACCTGCGGGACGGCGAGCGGCTGGGCGAGCGGATCGAGGACGAGTTCGCGGCCaaggcgcgggcggcgggcatgagcgacgaggagacgCGGAACGCCTTCAACGCCAACATGATGGCCACGGGGTTCCTCAGCGAGGGGCCCGCCGACTTTGGGAGGACGTACGGCAAGAGGTGGATG ATTCACGCGTCGACCAAGAACTACGACCCTGAAGGCCGGATCAG
- a CDS encoding Subtilase gives MANLRRLALAIGALLPAVLAAPVLDRRDEPAAVPGKYIVTLKEDAGANVESHLNWVADVHKRSLGKRDTAGVENKFNISNWNAYSGEFDDATIAEIKASPDVAIVEPDYYMYLSDFKIEDRALTTQSGAPWGLGSISHRTSGSTQYIYDTTAGADTYAYVVDSGVIASHTQFTGRITLGFNAFTGTHTDTLGHGTHVAGTIGGSTYGVAKRTNLISVKVFQGAQGTTSSILAGFNWAVNDITSKSRAGRSVINLSLGGPASTTWTNAIQAAYTRGVLSVVAAGNGDQFGRPLPVSSQSPANAPNALTVAAIDSSWRPATFTNYGAGVDIFAPGVGVLSAWIGGNSATNSISGTSMAAPHVAGLAVYLQALEGLTTPAAVTARIKALGTSGRVTGTLNGSPNLVAYNGNGA, from the exons ATGGCCAAccttcgccgcctcgccctcgccatcggAGCCCTGCTCccggccgtcctcgccgcgcccgtcctcgaccgccgcgacgagcctgccgccgtccccggCAAGTACATCGTCACCCTCAAGGAGGACGCCGGTGCCAACGTCGAGTCCCACCTGAACTGGGTCGCCGACGTCCACAAGCGCTCCCTCGGCAAGCGTGACACCGCCGGTGTCGAGAACAAGTTCAACATCAGCAACTGGAACGCCTACTCGGGCGAGTTCGACGATGCCACCATTgccgagatcaaggccaGCCCGGAT GTCGCCATTGTCGAGCCCGACTACTACATGTACCTCTCCGACTTCAAGATCGAGGACCGCGCCCTGACTACCCAGTCCGGCGCCCCCTGGGGTCTGGGCTCCATCTCCCACCGCACCTCGGGCTCGACCCAGTACATCTACGACACCACGGCCGGTGCTGACACCTACGCCTACGTCGTCGACTCCGGTGTCATTGCCTCCCACACCCAGTTCACCGGCCGCATCACCCTCGGCTTCAACGCCTTCACCGGCACCCACACCGACACCCTCGGCCACGGCACCCACGTTGCCGGAACCATCGGTGGCTCGACCTACGGTGTTGCCAAGCGC ACCAACCTCATCTCCGTCAAGGTCTTCCAGGGCGCCCAGGGcaccacctcctccatcCTGGCCGGCTTCAACTGGGCCGTGAACGACATCACCTCCAAGTCCCGTGCCGGCCGCTCCGTCATCAACCTGTCCCTCGGCGGCCCCGCCTCCACCACCTGGACCAACGCCATCCAGGCCGCCTACACCCGCGGCGTcctctccgtcgtcgccgccggcaacggTGACCAGTTcggccgccccctccccgtctCCAGCCAGTCCCCCGCCAACGCCCCCAACGCCCtgaccgtcgccgccatcgactcCAGCTGGCGCCCGGCCACCTTCACCAActacggcgccggcgtcgacatctTCGCCCCCGGTGTCGGTGTCCTCTCGGCCTGGATCGGCGGCAACTCGGCCACCAACTCCATCAGCGGAACCTCCATGGCCGCTCcccacgtcgccggcctcgccgtctaCCTCCAGGCTCTCGAGGGCCTAaccaccccggccgccgtcaccgcccgCATCAAGGCCCTCGGCACCTCCGGCCGTGTCACCGGCACCTTGAACGGTAGCCCCAACCTGGTTGCCtacaacggcaacggcgcgTAA